The following are encoded together in the Monodelphis domestica isolate mMonDom1 chromosome 5, mMonDom1.pri, whole genome shotgun sequence genome:
- the REP15 gene encoding rab15 effector protein → MGQTSSQEVTQKNKPDLVMCDIFSRAVIFAAQKLKDYLGFVDPLSKLSPDANTLNEIFLIHFISFCHENGMDEKITTNKMTKNQALLFGADWIWTFWGSQKEILFQLAVQTLQMSTDFHIESIPRDLLSKEAVSDVHSREENRFEKMEEFCNLIGEDCLGLFIIFGVPGKPKDIRGVLLDSIKNEKIQNCLSGEKALKHFILNTKNCLSTKELLENYLCKNDRLNKIGKVYINFL, encoded by the coding sequence ATGGGCCAAACGTCATCTCAAGAAGTGACTCAGAAGAATAAGCCAGATCTTGTTATGTGTGACATTTTCAGTCGAGCTGTGATCTTTGCGGCTCAGAAACTGAAGGACTATCTTGGATTTGTAGATCCTCTAAGCAAACTGTCCCCAGATGCCAACACACTGAATGAgatctttttaattcattttattagcTTCTGTCATGAAAATGGAATGGACGAGAAGATCACTACTAACAAAATGACCAAGAATCAGGCCTTGTTGTTTGGGGCCGATTGGATCTGGACCTTCTGGGGATCTCAGAAGGAAATCCTGTTTCAGCTGGCTGTCCAGACTTTACAGATGTCCACAGACTTCCATATTGAGTCGATTCCCCGTGACCTGCTCAGCAAGGAAGCTGTGTCAGACGTGCATTCTAGGGAGGAAAATCGATTTGAGAAGATGGAGGAATTCTGTAATTTGATAGGTGAGGACTGTCTGGGTTTATTTATCATCTTTGGTGTTCCAGGAAAGCCTAAAGACATCAGAGGAGTTCTCTTGGACAGTATCAAAAACGAGAAAATTCAAAACTGCCTGTCAGGAGAGAAGGCTCTGAAACATTTTATCTTAAACACAAAGAACTGTCTATCTACCAAAGAACTGTTAGAAAACTATCTGTGTAAAAACGATAGGCTGAATAAGATAGGCAAAGTTTATATTAATTTTCTCTGA